One Fibrobacter succinogenes DNA window includes the following coding sequences:
- a CDS encoding nitroreductase family protein, translated as MEFAELVKNRYSCRAFADRAVEPEKLMVVLEAGRLSPTAVNGQPVIVKVLESPDSLKKIRGLTRMAYNAPVVIMVCYDDTKVYTPTNYMDDFKSGIMDSSIVATSMMMQATDLGLATLWARGFSAAHIEHEFGFPENIKLACLLDVGYADPVDGLPSPRHDLRKSMNEFAEEM; from the coding sequence ATGGAATTTGCTGAATTAGTCAAAAATCGCTACAGCTGCCGTGCATTTGCAGATCGTGCTGTAGAACCCGAAAAACTTATGGTGGTGCTTGAGGCCGGACGCCTTTCGCCAACGGCTGTAAATGGCCAGCCGGTGATTGTCAAAGTGTTGGAATCGCCCGATTCCCTCAAGAAAATTCGTGGTCTTACCCGTATGGCCTACAATGCTCCCGTTGTGATTATGGTTTGCTATGACGATACGAAGGTTTACACTCCGACAAATTACATGGATGATTTCAAGAGTGGCATCATGGATTCTAGTATTGTCGCGACATCGATGATGATGCAGGCGACCGATCTCGGACTTGCAACGCTTTGGGCTCGCGGATTCAGCGCAGCTCACATTGAACATGAATTCGGATTCCCCGAAAACATCAAGCTTGCTTGCCTTTTGGATGTGGGTTACGCAGATCCTGTGGATGGTTTGCCTTCTCCGCGTCATGACTTGCGCAAGTCGATGAACGAGTTTGCCGAAGAAATGTAA